TTCTTAAGTTGTATGTATAATATATGGATTTCTAACTTGCATGTATTTGGTTCATTTCCTGCTCGGTCGCTAGTAGCTCCTCGGATATTCTTTCAAGCACGTACGTATAATGAATCATTTTtccgtttcttcttcttctttttcatttCGGCTCTGTTCCCCTTTTGTATTGTATATTTAACTTGTATACAAGGTAGTGTATGTAAAATAAAATCACGGTACTGCGTCTGTTGgatgattttttttatatattatcAGAAGATGgcattaagtttttttttttttttttgcgactggCATTAAGTTTGTTCTGCAGATCACATCCTACATAAATAAACAATGAAAAAAAAATAACAGAAAAAACATTTCTAGATGGATTACACCACCTCACCTATGCGTACGTGGCACTTGAAGAAGCCTCTAGCTAGTAGTAGTACAGACAGCACGCATCGTCGGCGTCAAtatctctttctttcttttctttccttcagtttttttatttatgaaAAGAAAGGAAGAGCAAATTTTGAACCTGCCAGCTCCTGAATCCTCATACTAGAAAGATTGGACGATTGTGCTTGTTTGCTTCCAATCAAATGAAACAAAGCTGCTTATAATAATTCTTGGTTACTTCCAATGTGCACCTTGTCTGAATGTCTTCCcctgtttattttatttattgccCACACACTCACATCTCACATGTTCTGAAACAGGTTTAATTTCGCATTCAGTCGATCTCAGTAATTGAGCTTGTTTTCTACTTACCCACCCATATTGTTGTTCATCATCCACACGCTGCTCCCGGATGGCAGATGCGATCAAGGTATGTAATCCATCATCAACTGGTAACTCTGACGATCCGGTGCTCTGACGACGATACCCTCCCTGTACTTGTGAATGCTGCTCCATCAGTCATACCACTCATTGCTATCTAGTTTCTTATGTCTCACACACAAACGTCATCTGGATTCAGAACTTGCTAATGGGTTGTTGGATGCAGAGTCAAGTTGGGTCGTTTCCTCCTGGGAAAAAGATAACGGTTGTGTTTGTACTAGGTATGGTATGACTGTGTATcaatttttgtttttgtttttgcgaGTATGCCTGTGTATCATTTGTGCAAACACTGAACAACTGTATATGTAGCGTGCATAGTACTTTACCACAGGCATGATCTGAACTTTTTTGCGCAGGCGGCCCAGGCAGTGGCAAGGGCACTCAGTGTTCCAACATTGTCAAACAGTTTGGCTTCACCCATCTGAGCGCTGGCGACCTTCTGCGTGAAGAAGCTAAATCCGATACTGAACAAGGGTAACGTCTTTTCTTCCTGAGTTCCTGCAGAGCAGCTTGCTCTGCACATAGGAgtatatttttttagataatggaacaaaGTTCCAGCCTCTACCATGCACATAGGAGTATATATGTTGTGGGCACCATTCAGACATGTCCAATTTGTTTTTTCTTCTCTCAGTACCATGGTAAAGAATCTGATGCATGAAGGAAAACTTGTGCCGTCCGAGCTCATCGTCAAGCTTCTGCTGAAGGCCATGCTTCAGAGTGGAAATGATAAGTTCCTTGTCGATGGATTTCCTCGAAACGAAGAGAACCGCCAAGCATATGAGAGTGTTGTAAGCCTGTTTTTTTTCCTGATGTCTGACTCTGAACTACCTATCGGCatatatttattttgattctAATAAAAGGAGCAATTGCGCATCAGTCATATGTATGATTTCATCATGGTAGAAATAGCGCTATAATTTTGTCATGTCTTGTTGTTACCAGATTGGGATTGAGCCCGAGTTCGTTCTGTTCATCGACTGCCCAAAGGAAGAGTTGGAGCGGCGCATTCTACACCGGAATCAGGTTTCGCTCTTGTGATTTCTCAGCACAAGCTTGTAACTTTTGTCTCATTTGCTTAATTCATTGCTTTGTTTTCTTTTGGGTTGTCTACATACAGGGAAGAGATGACGACAACATCGACACTATTAGGAAACGGTTCGAAGTTTTCCAGGAGTCAACTCTACCTGTTGTTCAGTACTATGAGAAAAGGGGAAAGCTTCGAAAGGTAACTTGCATTGGGGGAGTGCTCTGGTTTTTTATATGAAAACGTGCACTGTGCCAAAATTTGCAATTTTGTAGAGTAAATATGAACTTTAACTAACCTAATCTCActgaattaaattttccatgcatGTTTCACATATCCCTTTGTACTCTATGCAGGTCGATGGCGCCAAATCCCCTGATGCAGTTTTTGAAGATGTGAAGGCCATATTCGCTCAACTGAACACTCAGGTGCACTCACATTCATGCTCTCTCTTCCAATTGCTAAGTTCAGGAAACATGGCAGGCACGGCTAAATGATGATGTTCGTCCTTGTGGTGCATCCTCTTGGATCTATAAGCTGCCTTATCCTGTATTTTTCGTCTCACTAGGCAAACCAAGGTAGCAGTGTGAGCAGCAGAGTACAGAGCAATCCACTGAAGCGTTTCGTCGACCTGCTCTGTGGTAAGTTTTGAGATTGATGAGACCACCATCACTAATTCAATTCGTCGTCGAGTATTTGGCATCGACCTTGGCACAAACTAAACTCATGATGAACGTCTTCTGATTGACTGTTTTCAGGCTGCTTTGGGACGCAGGAGGCGAGAAGCTAAGTGATGAGATGGTAGGACTGAATCCTTGTGTGGTACATAGTGGTGTGTGTACATCCTTGCTCAGTCCTCAAGGCTGGAGCAACAACATACGTCCAAAAAGGATTCAGAAAACACTTGCTGTGTGTGGTTGAAGTGTGTGCATATCTGAGTGTGCGTGTTGTGTAGATTCAGTCTGTCGTGTTTGTTGTGATCCATCCATTGCCAATTTGCCATTTGCTGAGTGTGTGTATGTAGAAAGAAACTAGTCGAAAAGAAACAGAGAATGGCCCTGTCCAGGTGCACCTGCAACACACAGCTTGTATTTTCaggagatggatgtgatatgcgCAGATCATGGACGCGGACTCCTGGATTGCCGCCGGCTTTTGGAGTC
The nucleotide sequence above comes from Miscanthus floridulus cultivar M001 chromosome 18, ASM1932011v1, whole genome shotgun sequence. Encoded proteins:
- the LOC136522223 gene encoding UMP-CMP kinase 1-like gives rise to the protein MADAIKSQVGSFPPGKKITVVFVLGGPGSGKGTQCSNIVKQFGFTHLSAGDLLREEAKSDTEQGTMVKNLMHEGKLVPSELIVKLLLKAMLQSGNDKFLVDGFPRNEENRQAYESVIGIEPEFVLFIDCPKEELERRILHRNQGRDDDNIDTIRKRFEVFQESTLPVVQYYEKRGKLRKVDGAKSPDAVFEDVKAIFAQLNTQANQGSSVSSRVQSNPLKRFVDLLCGCFGTQEARS